One part of the Chryseobacterium mulctrae genome encodes these proteins:
- a CDS encoding Crp/Fnr family transcriptional regulator, translated as MNVIKNLLEKYNVQLSEELMLKFESILIPKQYQKDEIILEEGTISRYLYIVEKGLVRQFYYKDGRDITEHFSCEGNIATCLESVFLQQPTRLLIEALEPSTLFLLDYDKWKKLCDEFPEMNQLYRAAIEYMLIVSQQKADSWRFENSRERYDRFCRELPSVSRRASVAHIASYLLMSPETLSRVRAGVL; from the coding sequence ATGAATGTGATTAAAAACCTGCTCGAAAAATATAACGTGCAACTTTCTGAGGAATTAATGTTGAAGTTTGAATCGATATTGATACCAAAGCAGTATCAAAAGGACGAAATAATTTTAGAAGAAGGTACAATCAGCCGTTATCTCTATATTGTAGAAAAAGGGTTGGTTCGTCAGTTTTATTATAAAGACGGACGAGATATTACGGAACATTTTTCCTGTGAAGGCAATATTGCAACCTGCCTCGAAAGTGTATTTTTGCAACAACCTACTCGTTTGTTGATCGAAGCTTTGGAGCCGTCTACATTATTTCTTTTGGATTACGATAAATGGAAAAAACTTTGCGATGAATTTCCTGAAATGAATCAGCTATACAGAGCCGCAATAGAATATATGCTTATTGTCTCTCAACAAAAAGCAGATTCCTGGCGTTTTGAAAATTCAAGAGAACGATATGATCGATTTTGCAGAGAGCTTCCTTCTGTTTCCAGACGTGCTTCTGTTGCACACATTGCATCTTATCTGTTGATGTCACCCGAAACTTTAAGCCGTGTAAGAGCAGGAGTTTTGTAA
- a CDS encoding S46 family peptidase — translation MIKRNILIASAFFSFSWGIAQQYGGMWIPTELNEKEMKDLGMKISAKDIFNTQKPSIKDAVVQFNGGCTAEIISPKGLLLTNHHCGYGQIQAHSTVQNDLLSNGFWAKNMSTELPNPGVTVDFIVDIKDVSGQILEDTDNLQEPELAKQIAKNIEIYKNSQKIENYQSISVKPMYYGNKFYAYVIETYKDVRLVGAPPQSIGKFGSDTDNWVWPRHTGDFSMFRIYADKNNKPAEYSKDNVPYVPKHYLPVSIKDKAENDFTFVFGFPGRTTEYLPAIAVEKIMKEIDPARIAVRDVALKTLDEKMRTDDATRIKYASKFASVANYWKKWIGEVEGLKKSNAVQKKVMYEGSLVAKNHEVKATLDQLNKLYNDQAPYALNNAYYSEVVRNAETFALANMYSNYITSVEAGRMDEKGTAAFKNKLTSFYKDYSAELDSKVTAKLLALYANKTDAQFLPAGFDKYKNESQNITNFEELSKNSIITGRSQVNGAALNGDIEKAFSNQDKLIKTIKKDGVYQLFMSIKDTYMKTADPQFTNLQTKIDALQKKYMAQQMATDKDRKFFPDANSTLRVTYGKVKGSTPKDAVTYDYQTHLAGVMEKYIPGDYEFDVPQKLIDLYNKKDYGNYKDKSGDVPVGFTATNHTTGGNSGSPALDAHGNLVGLNFDRQWEGTMSDINYDPRFSRNIMVDTKYILFIIDKFADSKWLIDEMKVVK, via the coding sequence CATTTCACCAAAAGGATTATTACTTACCAATCATCACTGTGGTTACGGGCAAATTCAGGCTCATTCTACTGTTCAAAACGACCTTCTTTCTAACGGTTTTTGGGCAAAAAACATGAGCACAGAACTTCCAAATCCGGGAGTGACAGTTGATTTTATTGTTGATATAAAAGATGTTTCTGGTCAGATTTTAGAAGACACCGATAATCTTCAGGAGCCGGAACTCGCAAAACAAATCGCTAAAAATATTGAGATTTACAAAAATTCTCAGAAAATAGAGAACTATCAGTCTATTTCTGTGAAACCGATGTATTACGGCAATAAATTTTACGCTTATGTGATCGAAACTTACAAAGATGTACGTTTGGTTGGTGCACCTCCTCAAAGTATCGGAAAATTCGGAAGCGATACAGACAACTGGGTTTGGCCGAGACATACGGGAGATTTCTCGATGTTCAGAATTTATGCTGATAAAAACAATAAGCCTGCAGAATATTCTAAAGACAACGTTCCTTACGTTCCGAAACATTATTTACCTGTTTCTATAAAAGATAAAGCAGAGAATGATTTCACATTTGTATTCGGATTTCCGGGAAGAACTACAGAATATCTTCCTGCGATTGCAGTAGAAAAAATCATGAAAGAGATTGATCCTGCAAGAATTGCCGTGCGTGACGTTGCTCTGAAAACTTTAGACGAAAAAATGCGTACTGATGATGCGACAAGAATTAAATACGCTTCTAAATTTGCCTCTGTAGCCAATTACTGGAAAAAATGGATCGGTGAAGTGGAAGGTTTGAAAAAATCTAATGCGGTACAGAAAAAAGTAATGTACGAAGGTTCTTTGGTTGCTAAAAATCATGAAGTAAAAGCGACTTTAGACCAATTGAATAAATTGTATAACGATCAGGCTCCTTATGCTTTAAACAATGCTTACTACAGTGAAGTTGTAAGAAATGCAGAAACGTTTGCGTTGGCAAATATGTATTCAAATTATATCACTTCTGTGGAAGCGGGAAGAATGGATGAAAAAGGAACAGCTGCTTTTAAAAACAAACTGACTTCTTTCTACAAAGATTACAGCGCTGAACTAGATTCTAAAGTTACCGCTAAACTTTTGGCATTATACGCTAACAAGACCGATGCACAGTTTTTACCGGCTGGTTTTGATAAATATAAAAATGAGTCGCAGAACATCACCAATTTTGAAGAATTATCAAAAAATTCTATCATCACAGGAAGAAGCCAGGTGAATGGTGCCGCTCTTAACGGAGATATTGAAAAAGCATTTTCAAACCAGGATAAATTGATCAAAACGATTAAAAAAGATGGCGTTTATCAGTTGTTTATGAGTATTAAAGATACTTATATGAAAACTGCCGATCCACAATTCACAAATTTACAGACTAAGATTGATGCGTTACAGAAAAAGTATATGGCGCAGCAAATGGCTACAGATAAAGACAGAAAATTCTTCCCAGATGCCAATTCAACGCTTCGTGTAACTTACGGAAAAGTAAAAGGATCTACTCCAAAAGATGCGGTAACTTACGATTACCAAACACATTTGGCAGGAGTTATGGAAAAATACATTCCTGGAGATTATGAATTTGATGTTCCTCAAAAACTGATCGATCTTTACAATAAAAAAGATTACGGAAATTACAAAGATAAAAGTGGTGATGTTCCTGTAGGATTTACTGCAACCAACCATACAACAGGTGGAAATTCAGGAAGTCCTGCTTTGGATGCACACGGAAATCTTGTTGGGTTGAATTTCGACAGACAGTGGGAAGGAACAATGAGTGACATCAATTACGATCCTCGTTTCAGCAGAAATATCATGGTTGACACGAAATATATTCTTTTCATCATCGATAAATTTGCCGATTCAAAATGGCTGATCGATGAGATGAAAGTTGTAAAATAA